In a single window of the Natronosalvus caseinilyticus genome:
- a CDS encoding 50S ribosomal protein L1, whose amino-acid sequence MANSDIETAVTRALEDAPDRNFTETVDLAINLRDLDLNEPSNRVDESVVLPSGTGQETQIVVIAEGETAVRAEEVADQVLSGSDVADLDDDDAKDLADETDFFIAEEAMMQDIARHLGTILGPRGKMPDPLSPDDDVVETVNRLKNTVQVRSRDRRTFHTRVGAEDMGAEEIADNIDVILRRLHADLEKGPQNIDSVYVKTTMGPSVEVA is encoded by the coding sequence ATGGCAAATTCGGATATCGAAACAGCAGTCACTCGCGCACTCGAGGACGCGCCCGATCGGAACTTCACCGAGACGGTCGACCTCGCGATCAATCTGCGCGATCTAGACCTCAACGAACCGTCGAATCGCGTCGACGAGTCCGTCGTGTTGCCGTCTGGAACCGGCCAGGAGACCCAAATCGTGGTCATCGCCGAAGGCGAGACCGCCGTCCGCGCCGAGGAGGTCGCGGACCAGGTCCTTTCGGGGAGTGACGTGGCCGATCTGGACGACGACGACGCCAAAGATCTGGCGGACGAAACCGACTTCTTCATCGCCGAGGAGGCGATGATGCAGGACATCGCGCGGCATCTAGGGACGATCCTGGGCCCGCGAGGGAAGATGCCGGACCCACTCTCGCCCGACGACGACGTCGTCGAGACGGTCAACCGGCTGAAGAACACCGTGCAAGTTCGCTCACGGGACCGACGCACGTTCCACACGCGCGTGGGTGCCGAGGATATGGGCGCCGAGGAGATCGCCGACAACATCGACGTCATCCTCCGACGCCTGCACGCCGACCTCGAGAAGGGCCCCCAGAACATCGATTCCGTCTACGTGAAGACGACGATGGGGCCGTCCGTGGAGGTGGCCTGA
- a CDS encoding ParA family protein, translated as MSSKLSEPYRLVVSNQKGGVGKSTIALNTAGALANRGNDVLLIDLDPQGYLTSGTGFDDLYTDEGVKQYNAFKDPSEHDVADLVHAHEEFDVLPANIDMFNLEQELVSMMQGRKRLQMLLEDVTDYDFIVVDCPPSLGLLTDNALLACGNLLIPAEAEDTSIRALDLLFKQVDSLEANFSEASINEQALVVSNVDYPLDGEQRGMLEWFEDQFGEYIPVFEIRNRAAIKRAWNNGRSIFGFDEECDMEDELDQIAAHFEAVARGEDE; from the coding sequence ATGAGTTCCAAACTGTCCGAACCCTACCGATTGGTTGTATCGAACCAGAAAGGCGGCGTCGGGAAGAGCACGATCGCCTTGAACACGGCCGGCGCGCTCGCGAACCGTGGGAACGACGTGCTGTTGATCGACCTGGACCCGCAGGGCTACCTGACGAGCGGGACTGGCTTCGACGACCTCTACACCGACGAGGGAGTGAAGCAGTACAACGCGTTCAAAGATCCGAGTGAGCACGACGTCGCCGATCTCGTCCACGCGCACGAGGAGTTCGACGTCCTCCCGGCGAACATTGATATGTTCAACCTCGAGCAAGAGCTCGTCTCGATGATGCAGGGGCGCAAACGTCTCCAGATGCTCCTCGAGGACGTCACCGACTACGACTTTATCGTGGTCGACTGTCCGCCCTCGCTCGGGCTGTTGACCGACAACGCACTTCTCGCATGCGGGAACCTACTCATCCCGGCCGAAGCCGAGGACACGAGTATCCGAGCGCTGGATTTGCTGTTCAAGCAAGTCGATTCTCTCGAGGCGAACTTCTCGGAGGCCTCGATCAACGAGCAGGCGCTCGTCGTCTCGAACGTCGACTACCCGCTCGACGGCGAGCAACGCGGGATGCTCGAGTGGTTCGAGGACCAGTTCGGCGAGTACATCCCCGTCTTCGAGATCCGGAACCGGGCGGCCATCAAACGCGCCTGGAACAACGGCCGGTCGATCTTCGGTTTCGATGAGGAGTGTGACATGGAAGACGAGCTCGACCAGATCGCCGCGCACTTCGAAGCGGTTGCTCGAGGTGAGGACGAATGA
- a CDS encoding homing endonuclease associated repeat-containing protein codes for MNPNRTSDRAKRPSISEEALIDDIKRLKKRFGRPPKQKEMDKFGTFNSGTYRYRFGSWNNAILKAGFEPRTKSSGVSDEELLSELKQLNEDLDRIPRRDDITEHSKYSLHLYDSRFGGVVKSLEEAGIEVPEHRKASSTTWIMSSELIKEIQRLANEFGRPPSFSEMDEHGDVKARTISKRFGSWAEAISEAGLDPDEVPTSGIDPIPEKELLEEIRSLNSKHGKRPTATMMNEEGDYSATTYYNRFEGSWSDFVDLALDQ; via the coding sequence ATGAATCCCAACAGAACTAGTGATAGAGCAAAACGGCCCTCTATTTCCGAAGAAGCGCTTATAGACGATATCAAGAGGTTAAAAAAGCGGTTTGGTCGACCTCCGAAACAGAAAGAGATGGACAAGTTTGGAACGTTCAATTCGGGAACGTACAGATACAGGTTCGGGTCGTGGAATAACGCAATCCTGAAAGCAGGATTCGAGCCACGGACTAAATCCTCCGGTGTCTCTGACGAAGAACTCCTTTCCGAATTGAAGCAATTGAACGAGGATCTTGATCGCATTCCAAGACGGGACGATATCACCGAACACTCGAAATATAGCCTTCATCTATACGATTCTCGGTTTGGTGGTGTGGTCAAATCCTTAGAAGAAGCTGGGATTGAGGTTCCTGAACACAGAAAGGCGTCTTCGACGACCTGGATCATGAGTAGCGAACTTATCAAAGAGATCCAACGGTTAGCGAACGAGTTTGGGAGGCCACCATCTTTCTCTGAAATGGACGAACACGGGGACGTCAAAGCGCGAACTATCTCAAAGCGGTTCGGCTCATGGGCCGAGGCAATCTCGGAAGCTGGCCTGGATCCTGACGAGGTACCAACGTCAGGAATCGATCCAATACCGGAAAAAGAACTACTCGAGGAAATTCGGTCGTTGAATAGCAAACACGGAAAACGGCCAACGGCTACGATGATGAACGAGGAGGGCGATTACTCCGCCACAACCTATTACAACCGGTTTGAGGGGTCATGGTCGGACTTTGTCGATTTGGCCCTCGATCAATAG
- a CDS encoding HDIG domain-containing metalloprotein, translating to MPTINLIDDGDVRHIVGELTADAPDYFWEVPASTSGFHHPACRNERGLWAHTLMLSTVIDRLADSYTGQGRLTEYDIDLAHAAAILHDQRKNGDPLNPSPKSTSDHDLQMAEVVLESDLDDAVADAIASHMGAWYDGPYPSNDLEDLVHTADMVASTASITPKVQGPIPEELEHCGLEATDLR from the coding sequence ATGCCGACAATCAATCTCATCGACGATGGCGACGTTCGCCACATCGTCGGCGAGCTCACCGCCGACGCACCTGATTACTTCTGGGAGGTTCCGGCCAGCACCTCTGGGTTCCACCACCCAGCCTGTCGCAACGAGCGCGGCCTCTGGGCGCACACGTTGATGCTCTCGACGGTGATCGACCGCCTCGCCGATAGCTACACCGGACAGGGCCGTCTCACCGAGTACGATATCGATCTCGCTCACGCGGCGGCGATCCTTCACGACCAACGCAAAAACGGCGACCCGCTGAACCCGTCGCCGAAATCGACGTCGGATCACGACCTCCAGATGGCAGAGGTCGTTCTCGAATCCGACCTCGATGACGCGGTGGCCGACGCGATCGCCTCCCACATGGGCGCGTGGTATGATGGCCCCTATCCGTCGAACGACCTGGAGGACCTCGTCCACACCGCCGACATGGTGGCGTCGACGGCGTCGATCACGCCAAAGGTCCAGGGACCGATTCCGGAGGAACTCGAGCACTGTGGGCTCGAGGCGACCGACCTTCGATAG
- a CDS encoding DUF4326 domain-containing protein, translating into MAHVPNETIAENILETIDRLVDAGETDAANGGVASSRIAEELERSPTTITRYCTALVERGDLEHCRGIGPMGVRDSYLPADGEPEPEEQPVWERQKLVTDGGSIETDPTRVAHCKADETDVYVGRGPGGRHLLNSLVDDRGWLGNPFTVDEYDRAESIRKFRTEFEAKLERDPTFAEAVANISGKTLGCWCQRLTDDEPACHAEVIAEWADRLDRSQQADTDAARADR; encoded by the coding sequence ATGGCCCACGTTCCGAACGAGACGATCGCAGAGAACATCCTGGAGACGATCGATCGACTTGTCGACGCAGGCGAGACGGACGCCGCCAACGGTGGTGTTGCCTCGAGCCGGATTGCTGAGGAACTCGAGCGTTCGCCGACGACGATTACACGATACTGTACGGCACTCGTCGAACGCGGAGACCTCGAGCACTGTCGTGGGATCGGCCCGATGGGCGTCCGGGACTCCTACCTCCCGGCCGACGGCGAGCCCGAACCCGAAGAGCAACCCGTCTGGGAACGACAAAAACTCGTCACTGACGGCGGCTCGATCGAGACTGACCCAACGAGAGTCGCCCACTGCAAGGCAGATGAAACGGATGTCTACGTCGGTCGCGGGCCCGGTGGGAGACACCTGCTGAACTCGCTCGTCGACGATCGTGGATGGCTCGGAAACCCGTTCACAGTAGACGAGTACGACCGGGCCGAGAGCATCCGAAAGTTCCGAACCGAGTTTGAAGCGAAGCTAGAGCGCGACCCGACGTTCGCCGAAGCGGTGGCAAATATCTCGGGGAAAACGCTCGGGTGCTGGTGCCAACGCCTTACTGACGATGAACCCGCGTGCCATGCGGAAGTAATCGCGGAGTGGGCCGACCGACTCGACCGCTCACAACAGGCTGATACCGACGCCGCGAGGGCCGACCGATGA
- a CDS encoding DUF5658 family protein, with product MIQTQTIDLPEIDLERAMWGLAAIALVADIATTAHGLEAGLTESNPIASDVIDGHGMVGMVAMKLGAVAVALACRTVLDKQYRPIAPAGLAVPWLVAVCLNVYLIGVVA from the coding sequence ATGATCCAGACCCAGACCATCGACCTCCCGGAAATCGACCTCGAGCGAGCGATGTGGGGCCTCGCCGCGATCGCCCTGGTCGCAGATATCGCGACGACCGCGCATGGACTCGAGGCTGGCCTCACGGAATCGAACCCGATCGCGAGCGACGTGATCGACGGCCACGGCATGGTCGGGATGGTGGCGATGAAACTCGGGGCTGTTGCGGTCGCTCTCGCGTGCCGGACGGTACTCGACAAACAGTACCGACCGATAGCTCCAGCAGGATTGGCCGTACCATGGCTCGTCGCCGTCTGTCTCAACGTCTACCTCATCGGGGTGGTCGCATGA
- the rpl12p gene encoding 50S ribosomal protein P1: MEYVYAALILNETDEEINEDNLTGVLEAAGVEVEESRVKALVAALEDVDIDEAVSEAAAVPAAGAAAGGAAAAGAEEGGEEEAEETSDVPDTTDDDDDEEEEASGEGLGELFG, from the coding sequence ATGGAATACGTTTACGCAGCACTCATCCTGAACGAGACCGACGAAGAGATCAACGAAGACAACCTGACCGGCGTGCTCGAGGCCGCCGGCGTCGAAGTCGAGGAGTCCCGCGTCAAGGCGCTCGTCGCCGCGCTCGAGGACGTCGACATCGACGAGGCCGTCTCCGAGGCCGCCGCGGTTCCCGCTGCCGGCGCTGCAGCCGGCGGTGCGGCTGCTGCTGGCGCTGAGGAGGGTGGCGAGGAGGAAGCCGAAGAGACCAGCGACGTGCCGGACACGACGGACGACGACGATGACGAGGAAGAGGAGGCCAGCGGCGAGGGTCTCGGCGAACTCTTCGGCTAA
- a CDS encoding orc1/cdc6 family replication initiation protein: MPLFDRDTSIFSDEDVLREDYQPESIQERDEEIDTYMASLQPVINGAQPRNLFLYGKAGVGKTAVTRYLLSHLERDVDAYDDVALTVVWLNCNNLSSSYQVAANLVNELRPPSQQISTTGYPRQTVFDMLYTELESIGGTVLIVLDEIDHIGDDDGILYELPRARANGYLSSVKPGIIGISNDLSFHDSLSPKVKDTLCEEEVHFPPYTAGELRSILEQRAENALYETAYETNVLSLCAALAAQDTGSARQALDLLYKAGDITRAADETTIRESHVRDAQQALERGQIRQGMMELTRHGHLALAAVLSIAIGDETPARVREIYPEYSAIAERFGTKPLVRRRMHDHLSDLAMQGILKRYARNHGRSGGQYYEYDLDVTLELALDVVDELEDVDISLEAVRGAKLRGLR, from the coding sequence ATGCCGCTGTTCGATCGGGACACGTCGATCTTCTCCGACGAGGACGTGCTACGGGAGGACTATCAACCGGAGTCGATCCAGGAACGAGACGAAGAGATCGACACGTACATGGCTTCCCTCCAGCCCGTCATCAACGGAGCACAGCCACGGAACCTCTTTCTCTACGGCAAGGCCGGCGTCGGAAAGACGGCCGTCACCCGCTATCTTCTCTCTCACCTCGAGCGTGACGTCGACGCTTACGACGACGTCGCACTGACCGTCGTCTGGCTCAACTGTAACAACCTCTCTTCTTCCTACCAGGTCGCCGCGAATCTCGTCAACGAACTGCGACCGCCGAGCCAACAGATCAGTACGACTGGCTACCCACGACAGACGGTCTTCGACATGCTCTACACTGAACTCGAGAGCATCGGCGGTACCGTCCTGATCGTCCTCGACGAGATCGACCACATCGGCGACGACGACGGCATCCTCTACGAACTCCCACGTGCTCGAGCGAACGGCTATCTTTCGTCGGTCAAACCCGGCATCATCGGCATCAGTAACGACCTGAGTTTTCACGACAGTCTCTCCCCGAAGGTCAAGGACACTCTCTGTGAGGAGGAGGTTCACTTTCCACCCTACACCGCCGGCGAGTTGCGCTCGATTCTCGAGCAGCGAGCGGAGAACGCCCTGTACGAAACCGCCTACGAGACGAACGTACTCTCGCTGTGTGCGGCACTCGCTGCCCAGGACACCGGCAGTGCGAGACAGGCACTGGATCTGCTCTACAAGGCAGGGGACATCACGCGTGCGGCGGACGAGACGACCATTAGAGAATCGCACGTGCGTGACGCCCAGCAGGCGCTCGAGCGCGGACAGATCCGTCAGGGCATGATGGAGTTGACCCGTCACGGTCACCTGGCGCTGGCGGCGGTGCTCAGCATCGCGATCGGCGACGAAACGCCCGCCCGCGTTCGCGAAATCTACCCCGAGTACTCGGCGATCGCCGAACGGTTCGGGACGAAGCCACTCGTTCGCCGGCGGATGCACGACCACCTCTCCGATCTGGCCATGCAGGGAATTTTGAAGCGGTACGCTCGCAACCACGGTCGGTCTGGTGGGCAGTACTACGAGTACGACCTCGACGTGACCCTCGAGTTGGCCCTCGACGTCGTCGACGAACTCGAGGACGTCGACATCTCACTCGAGGCGGTTCGTGGGGCGAAACTACGTGGATTACGGTGA
- a CDS encoding DUF7563 family protein has protein sequence MSTVPTVYGADLTGNRCLNCETRVLEGTIRVFGSNDGDLFACPACTPLRDLQRGAGSNPDFTRQEDGQ, from the coding sequence ATGAGCACCGTACCGACGGTCTACGGCGCCGATCTCACCGGGAACCGCTGTCTCAACTGCGAGACGCGAGTGCTCGAGGGGACCATCCGCGTGTTCGGATCGAACGACGGCGACCTCTTCGCATGTCCAGCCTGCACGCCCCTCCGCGACCTGCAGCGCGGCGCCGGTTCGAATCCGGACTTCACGCGCCAGGAGGACGGCCAATGA
- a CDS encoding 50S ribosomal protein L10 → MSAEAQAEAERKTENLPEWKREEVDELETLIEDYESVGVIGITGIPSKQLQDMRRGLHGTAVVRVSRNTLQRRALESGGLDDLVEHVDGQVGLVATNANPFALYKELEASKTPAPINAGEVAPNDIVIPEGDTGVDPGPFVGDLQQIGANARIEDGSIQVMEDSTVLETGEEVSADLANVLNELGIEPKEVGLDLRAVFSEGVLFDPEDLDIDVEAYESDVQTAAAFARNLSINAGYPTAQTVPTIIAKATGEAKSLGLHAAIENDDLMPDLVRKADAQLRAIAAQIDDEEALPEELQGVEVPAADAGAAGSEEESSDDQNGDESEAADEDEDDDDDDDGAEGLGAMFG, encoded by the coding sequence ATGAGCGCCGAAGCACAGGCGGAAGCCGAACGCAAGACCGAGAACCTTCCCGAGTGGAAGCGCGAGGAGGTCGACGAACTCGAGACCCTCATCGAGGACTACGAGAGCGTCGGCGTCATCGGCATCACCGGGATTCCCTCGAAGCAGCTGCAGGACATGCGTCGCGGCCTCCACGGCACCGCCGTGGTCCGCGTCAGTCGCAACACGTTGCAACGACGCGCGCTCGAGTCCGGCGGACTCGACGATCTCGTCGAACACGTCGACGGACAGGTCGGCCTCGTCGCGACGAACGCGAACCCGTTCGCCCTGTACAAGGAACTCGAGGCCTCGAAGACGCCCGCCCCGATCAACGCTGGCGAGGTGGCCCCAAACGACATCGTCATCCCCGAGGGTGATACGGGGGTCGACCCCGGTCCGTTCGTGGGCGATCTACAGCAGATCGGTGCCAACGCCCGGATCGAAGACGGTTCGATCCAGGTCATGGAGGACTCGACCGTCCTCGAGACCGGCGAGGAGGTCTCGGCTGATCTCGCGAACGTCCTCAACGAACTCGGCATCGAGCCCAAGGAAGTGGGTCTCGACCTGCGCGCCGTCTTCTCCGAGGGCGTGCTGTTCGATCCCGAGGACCTCGACATCGACGTCGAGGCCTACGAGAGCGACGTGCAGACGGCCGCGGCCTTCGCACGCAATCTCTCGATCAACGCGGGCTACCCGACGGCCCAGACCGTGCCGACGATCATCGCGAAGGCGACGGGCGAGGCGAAGAGCCTCGGCCTGCACGCGGCGATCGAGAACGACGACCTCATGCCCGACCTCGTCCGCAAGGCCGACGCGCAACTGCGCGCGATTGCGGCCCAGATCGACGACGAGGAGGCGCTCCCGGAGGAACTCCAGGGCGTCGAGGTCCCCGCTGCGGACGCGGGTGCGGCAGGGTCTGAGGAAGAATCGAGCGACGACCAGAACGGCGACGAGTCCGAGGCCGCCGACGAAGACGAGGACGATGACGACGACGATGACGGCGCAGAAGGACTCGGCGCAATGTTCGGATAA
- a CDS encoding DNA cytosine methyltransferase has translation MSEDSLTVVDLFAGAGGISTGAIDGAKNLGYTPGEDFHLAAINHNEYAIATHEKNHPWADHYHTKVEAIFPPDVAKPGTVDLLTAGPSCTHFSNARGGKPVKDQERASPWHVLRWVELLQPKHLLIENVGELRSWGPVEENGRPSNDGSIYERWIGMLHALGYTVVRDDKDRYGVKLRAADYGDPTTRQRLFVIASRTNRPTPPEPTHSNDPTDDLEDWVPASEIIDWSDRGESMFTRSKALASKTMVRIAKGIRDHCNDRLAPYAEALERMDEADIYALQDDVVPVEDVEDAIEKRTEPFLVRGEVAVDDETSTPMVMGQHGGAYPRDAETKPVSTITTRGAIHYIEAQAFVLPRNGSARGKHSNPAYDPDDRPFHTVTARNHDGRLFSPFLVQYNGTPEHSVKSIDDPLPTLTKRARYALADPAVYPFGIDLRYRMLDPPETKRAQGFPADYEITGDTKKDRRAQIGNAVPVGMARALCEHILATEAPSLSTYGAGFPTDADVEIPPYEEVASDD, from the coding sequence ATGTCTGAAGATTCCCTCACCGTCGTCGACCTCTTCGCAGGCGCGGGCGGGATCTCGACAGGCGCCATCGACGGCGCGAAGAATCTCGGCTACACGCCCGGCGAGGACTTCCACCTCGCGGCGATCAACCACAACGAGTACGCGATCGCGACCCACGAGAAAAACCACCCGTGGGCCGACCACTACCATACAAAGGTCGAGGCAATCTTCCCGCCGGACGTTGCCAAGCCCGGAACGGTCGACCTGCTGACGGCTGGCCCCTCGTGTACGCATTTCTCGAACGCACGCGGCGGCAAGCCCGTGAAAGACCAGGAACGCGCCTCGCCGTGGCACGTCCTCCGGTGGGTCGAACTCCTGCAACCCAAACACCTGTTGATCGAGAACGTCGGTGAGCTCCGATCGTGGGGGCCAGTTGAAGAGAACGGCAGGCCCTCGAACGACGGCTCGATCTACGAGCGCTGGATCGGAATGCTGCATGCGCTCGGGTACACCGTCGTTCGTGACGACAAGGACCGCTACGGCGTCAAGCTCCGGGCGGCCGACTACGGCGACCCGACGACCCGACAGCGCCTGTTCGTGATCGCCTCGCGAACCAACCGCCCGACGCCACCGGAACCCACGCATTCGAACGACCCGACCGACGACCTCGAGGACTGGGTGCCAGCCAGCGAGATAATCGACTGGAGCGACCGGGGCGAGTCGATGTTCACGCGCTCGAAGGCACTCGCGAGCAAGACGATGGTTCGCATCGCGAAGGGCATCCGCGACCACTGCAACGACCGACTCGCGCCCTACGCGGAGGCTCTTGAGCGAATGGACGAAGCAGACATTTACGCGCTCCAGGATGACGTCGTTCCGGTCGAAGACGTCGAGGACGCGATCGAGAAGCGGACCGAACCGTTCCTGGTCCGTGGCGAGGTCGCCGTCGACGACGAGACGTCGACGCCGATGGTGATGGGCCAGCACGGCGGCGCCTACCCGAGAGACGCCGAGACGAAACCGGTATCGACCATCACGACACGCGGCGCCATCCACTACATCGAGGCACAGGCGTTCGTCCTCCCCCGGAACGGTTCGGCTCGTGGCAAGCACTCGAACCCGGCCTACGACCCCGACGACCGACCGTTCCATACGGTCACGGCCCGCAATCACGACGGTCGGCTGTTCTCGCCGTTTCTCGTCCAGTACAACGGGACGCCAGAGCACTCGGTGAAGTCGATCGACGATCCACTCCCGACGCTCACCAAACGTGCTCGGTACGCACTGGCCGATCCGGCGGTCTACCCGTTCGGAATCGACCTCCGGTACCGGATGCTCGACCCGCCAGAGACCAAACGAGCACAGGGCTTCCCGGCGGACTACGAGATCACGGGCGACACGAAGAAAGACCGGCGGGCCCAGATCGGCAACGCCGTCCCGGTCGGGATGGCGCGAGCTCTTTGTGAGCACATCCTCGCGACCGAGGCACCGTCGCTGTCTACCTACGGCGCCGGGTTTCCCACTGACGCCGACGTTGAGATCCCTCCGTACGAGGAGGTGGCGAGCGATGACTAG
- a CDS encoding DUF7503 family protein has translation MAENSSLTATLANNPRLMGVLFMICLLLSQAGTVAAGNGSTIG, from the coding sequence ATGGCAGAAAACAGTTCCCTCACCGCAACTTTAGCCAATAATCCGCGACTAATGGGCGTATTGTTTATGATATGCCTCCTCCTGTCCCAAGCAGGCACTGTAGCCGCCGGCAACGGATCCACTATCGGCTAA
- a CDS encoding 50S ribosomal protein L11 — protein sequence MAGTIEALVPGGQANPGPPLGPELGPTPVDVQAVVNDINEQTEAFDGTEVPVTIEYEDDGSYSIDVGVPPTAALVKDEAGFDTGSGEPQKDFVADLSIDQVKTIAEQKKPDLLAYDTKNAAKEVVGTCASMGVTIEGVDAREFKAKVDDGEYDDVLVE from the coding sequence ATGGCTGGAACCATCGAAGCGCTCGTCCCGGGTGGCCAGGCCAATCCTGGCCCGCCGCTCGGTCCCGAGCTCGGACCGACGCCCGTCGACGTACAGGCGGTCGTCAACGACATCAACGAACAGACCGAAGCCTTCGACGGCACCGAAGTGCCGGTTACCATCGAGTACGAAGACGACGGCAGCTACTCGATCGACGTCGGTGTCCCACCGACGGCCGCTCTCGTCAAGGACGAGGCCGGATTCGACACGGGAAGTGGCGAGCCCCAGAAGGACTTCGTCGCCGACCTCTCGATCGATCAGGTCAAGACGATTGCCGAGCAGAAAAAGCCCGACCTGCTCGCCTACGACACGAAGAACGCGGCCAAAGAGGTCGTCGGTACCTGCGCCTCGATGGGGGTCACCATCGAAGGCGTCGATGCTCGAGAGTTCAAAGCGAAAGTCGACGACGGCGAGTACGACGACGTTCTCGTCGAGTGA